In Ilumatobacter fluminis, the following proteins share a genomic window:
- the mutM gene encoding bifunctional DNA-formamidopyrimidine glycosylase/DNA-(apurinic or apyrimidinic site) lyase, with translation MPELPEVETVRRGLERHAVGRRVGRVEVGRERTVRRTSAQAVIDGLTGTTILAANRRGKYLFLPLDSGDEVMIHLRMSGQVLVAEAGSPRPPHTHVVLHFDPDAAGERHELWFVDPRTFGEVVVFDPDHVETELPDVARLGVDPIVDDLSLPELRRILRSRRRLLKPLLLDQHLITGIGNIYADEILHEARLRPNRISNELSTQSERRLHAAIHRILNEAIDAGGSTLSDAQYVDLFGEGGSYQDAHHVYGRAGERCRTCGVGWIRLTVSAQRSTHYCPRCQR, from the coding sequence ATGCCCGAACTCCCCGAGGTCGAGACCGTCCGGCGCGGGCTCGAACGACACGCCGTCGGACGCCGCGTCGGTCGCGTCGAGGTCGGTCGTGAGCGCACGGTGCGTCGCACGTCGGCGCAGGCCGTCATCGACGGGCTGACCGGCACGACGATCCTCGCAGCGAACCGGCGCGGCAAGTACCTCTTCCTCCCCCTCGATTCGGGCGACGAGGTCATGATCCACCTGCGGATGAGCGGCCAGGTGCTCGTCGCCGAGGCCGGCTCGCCCCGGCCGCCGCACACCCACGTCGTGCTCCATTTCGACCCCGATGCAGCAGGGGAGCGGCACGAACTGTGGTTCGTCGACCCACGCACCTTCGGCGAAGTGGTCGTGTTCGACCCCGACCACGTCGAGACCGAGCTGCCCGACGTCGCTCGCCTCGGTGTCGATCCGATCGTCGACGACCTGTCGCTGCCCGAACTGCGCCGCATCCTGCGCTCACGACGTCGGCTGCTCAAACCGTTGCTGCTCGACCAGCACCTGATCACCGGCATCGGCAACATCTACGCCGACGAGATCCTGCACGAGGCTCGTCTGCGGCCCAACCGGATCAGCAACGAGCTGTCGACGCAGTCGGAGCGGCGCCTGCACGCCGCCATCCACCGGATCCTGAACGAGGCGATCGACGCCGGTGGGTCGACCCTGAGCGATGCCCAGTACGTCGACCTCTTCGGCGAGGGAGGGAGCTATCAGGACGCCCACCACGTGTACGGCCGGGCGGGGGAGCGGTGCCGCACCTGCGGCGTCGGCTGGATCCGCCTCACGGTGAGCGCCCAACGTTCGACCCACTACTGCCCCCGCTGCCAACGCTGA
- the rnc gene encoding ribonuclease III yields MGLGALEQRLGHSFDDPNLLHRAMCHRSWVAESAEPEVSNERLEFLGDAVLGWVVADLVFRNFQHLAEGALTDLRKSVVNANALAEVAVELGLGDHLLLGRGEDAAGGRRKTSILSDAMEAVIGAVYLDGGRQASFDFIERLFADRLDDAVDSLHRLDYKAALQELLGRDGKPNPDYKVSSTGPDHDKTFTAKVMVARQTIGRGEGRSKKSAEQAAAADAYESLVES; encoded by the coding sequence ATGGGCCTCGGCGCACTCGAACAGCGTCTGGGCCACTCCTTCGACGATCCGAACCTCCTCCACCGGGCGATGTGTCATCGCTCGTGGGTCGCCGAGTCGGCCGAGCCGGAAGTCAGCAACGAACGCCTCGAGTTCCTGGGCGACGCCGTGCTGGGATGGGTCGTCGCCGACCTCGTCTTCCGCAACTTCCAGCACCTCGCCGAGGGTGCGCTGACCGACCTGCGCAAGAGCGTCGTCAACGCCAACGCCCTGGCCGAGGTCGCCGTGGAACTCGGCCTCGGCGATCACCTCCTGCTCGGCCGAGGCGAGGACGCAGCCGGTGGACGCCGGAAGACCTCGATCCTCTCCGACGCCATGGAGGCAGTGATCGGCGCCGTCTATCTCGACGGCGGTCGCCAGGCGTCGTTCGACTTCATCGAGCGCTTGTTCGCCGACCGTCTCGACGACGCCGTCGACTCGCTGCACCGGCTCGACTACAAGGCCGCGCTCCAAGAGCTGCTCGGGCGTGACGGCAAGCCGAACCCCGACTACAAGGTCAGTTCGACGGGCCCCGATCACGACAAGACCTTCACGGCGAAGGTAATGGTGGCGCGCCAGACGATCGGTCGTGGTGAGGGCCGGTCGAAGAAGTCGGCCGAGCAGGCCGCGGCGGCCGACGCGTACGAGTCGCTCGTCGAGTCCTGA
- a CDS encoding phosphopantetheine-binding protein: MPAETHVNNDPIGRDEIFEIVRDRLADILEIEPSTIAEGQSFVDDLDADSLALIELVESLEEELSDRTVGFRIEDEDLEDLKTVRDAVDYVHERVGG; this comes from the coding sequence GTGCCTGCAGAGACTCATGTCAACAACGACCCGATCGGGCGCGACGAGATCTTCGAGATCGTCCGCGACCGTCTGGCCGACATCCTCGAGATCGAGCCGTCCACCATCGCCGAGGGACAGTCGTTCGTCGACGACCTCGACGCCGACTCGCTCGCCCTGATCGAACTCGTCGAGTCGCTCGAAGAGGAACTGTCCGACCGCACCGTCGGGTTCCGCATCGAGGACGAAGACCTCGAAGACCTGAAGACCGTGCGAGATGCCGTCGACTACGTCCACGAGCGGGTCGGCGGCTGA